The Kogia breviceps isolate mKogBre1 chromosome 4, mKogBre1 haplotype 1, whole genome shotgun sequence genome window below encodes:
- the TMEM167A gene encoding protein kish-A, whose translation MSAIFNFQSLLTVILLLICTCAYIRSLAPSLLDRNKTGLLGIFWKCARIGERKSPYVAICCIVMAFSILFIQ comes from the exons tctGCCATTTTCAATTTTCAGAGTCTGTTGACTGTAATCTTGCTGCTTATATGTACCTGTGCTTATATCCGATCCTTGGCACCCAGCCTCCTGGACAGGAATAAAACTGG GTTGTtgggtatattttggaagtgtgCCAGAATTG GTGAACGGAAGAGTCCTTATGTTGCGATATGCTGTATTGTGATGGCCTTCAGCATCCTCTTCATACAGTAG